One segment of Streptomyces sp. NA02950 DNA contains the following:
- a CDS encoding aldo/keto reductase, with product MARIPRGPRELGRSGVRVPPLGLGCAPLGNLYTAVPEARARATVRAALDAGLSYLDTAPHYGVGLSEERLGHALAGCDRTAYTLSTKVGRRLRPRAPGEPAQPEGFADTPDRVRAWDFTRDGILAALETSLERLGVDAVDIVYLHDPENHIREIYETGFPALAELRDQKVVRAIGFGMNHSDVLARFVADLDVDVVLCAGRWTLLERTAYDDLLPVCQRRGTSVVVGGVYNSGLLATPGPGARYDYRAAPPETVERARRLAEVCAGFGVPLRAAALRFPFGHPAVAAAVVGCASPAEVHDNAALFGHDIPDELWRALVRRGLLDDDLPLPVRP from the coding sequence ATGGCGCGGATACCGCGCGGACCGCGGGAACTGGGGCGCTCCGGCGTCCGCGTACCGCCCCTGGGGCTCGGCTGCGCACCGCTGGGCAACCTCTACACGGCGGTGCCCGAGGCGCGCGCCCGGGCCACCGTACGGGCCGCCCTCGACGCGGGCCTCAGCTATCTGGACACCGCGCCGCACTACGGTGTCGGGCTCTCCGAAGAGCGCCTGGGGCATGCGCTGGCGGGGTGCGACCGCACCGCGTACACCCTGTCCACCAAGGTGGGGCGGCGGCTGCGGCCGCGCGCGCCCGGGGAGCCCGCCCAGCCGGAGGGGTTCGCCGACACCCCCGACCGCGTCCGCGCCTGGGACTTCACCCGGGACGGGATCCTCGCCGCCCTGGAAACCTCCCTGGAGCGGCTCGGGGTCGACGCCGTCGACATCGTCTACCTCCACGACCCGGAGAACCACATCCGCGAGATCTATGAGACGGGCTTCCCGGCCCTGGCCGAGCTGCGCGACCAGAAGGTGGTCCGGGCCATCGGCTTCGGCATGAACCACAGCGATGTGCTGGCCCGCTTCGTCGCCGACCTCGATGTGGACGTCGTGCTGTGCGCCGGACGCTGGACCCTCCTGGAGCGCACCGCCTACGACGATCTGCTGCCGGTGTGCCAGCGGCGCGGCACCTCGGTGGTGGTCGGCGGCGTCTACAACTCCGGTCTCCTCGCCACGCCCGGCCCCGGCGCCCGCTACGACTACCGGGCCGCGCCACCGGAGACGGTCGAGCGCGCCCGGCGCCTCGCCGAGGTGTGCGCCGGATTCGGGGTGCCGCTGCGGGCCGCCGCCCTGCGCTTCCCCTTCGGCCACCCCGCCGTGGCCGCCGCGGTCGTCGGCTGCGCGTCACCGGCCGAAGTCCACGACAACGCCGCCCTGTTCGGCCACGACATCCCCGACGAGCTGTGGCGGGCTCTGGTGCGCCGCGGACTGCTCGACGACGACCTCCCGCTGCCGGTCCGACCGTGA